A genomic stretch from Phocoena phocoena chromosome 9, mPhoPho1.1, whole genome shotgun sequence includes:
- the NFE2L3 gene encoding nuclear factor erythroid 2-related factor 3, whose product MKYLKPWWSDGGSLLHLTILLSLAGLRLDLDLDLYLLLPPRTLLEDELLLSGGPTSPAYALSPFPASGRWGRAELLHPKGRERDPVAPPEGQLLREVRALGVPFIPCTRVDAWLVHSVAAGDADGAHALLGAAAASSAGGVGAGVNGVSQAAPGSGGNPRAAPSSPLAAGDEEKAPAEPTYQMSDAGGHASEENEVLRAVDHRSQHEENEQRASTQREKSLQQKNEDENKVADKPAWEAEKTSEPRNEIHRNGTDTFFSLEDLFQLLSSQPENPLEGISLGDSALPGSINDGMNSPTHANYNQAVSHDVNLHEAMLLCPDNTFRRDPVARTSQPQELFLQLNSPLTNPEQTLAGTNLPGFLPFDNQMRDLTNQDLLYDLDVNIFDEINLMSLATEEGFDPMEVSQLFEEPDSDSGLSLNSSHNSTSVTKSNSSRSVCEGASRSSSESLSHRDLEGAVGGYYPEPTKLCHMDHRSDSHFHGDFAFQPVLHNHTYHLQPSALESTYESFSWPGKSQKIRRGYLNDTDRNLSRDERRAKALHIPFSVDEIVQMPVDSFNSMLSRYYLTDFQVSLIRDIRRRGKNKVAAQNCRRRKLDVILNLEDDICNLQAKKETLKRERSQCHKAINVMKQKLHDLYHDVFSRLRDDEGRPVNPNQYALQCSRDGSVLIVPKELVTPGQKKENQKGKRKSERRN is encoded by the exons ATGAAGTACCTGAAGCCGTGGTGGTCGGACGGTGGCAGCCTCCTGCACCTCACCATCCTGCTGAGCTTGGCGGGGCTTCGCCTGGACCTGGACCTGGACCTCTACCTGCTGCTCCCGCCGCGGACCCTGCTCGAAGATGAGCTTCTGCTCTCGGGCGGCCCGACGAGCCCTGCCTACGCGCTCAGCCCCTTCCCGGCCTCGGGAAGGTGGGGGCGCGCCGAGCTCCTGCACCCTAAGGGCCGGGAGCGGGACCCCGTGGCGCCGCCGGAGGGCCAGCTGCTCCGGGAGGTGCGCGCGCTGGGGGTCCCCTTCATTCCCTGCACCCGAGTGGACGCGTGGCTGGTGCACAGCGTGGCTGCTGGGGACGCCGACGGGGCCCACGCGCTGCtcggcgccgccgccgcctcttCGGCCGGAGGAGTGGGCGCCGGCGTGAACGGCGTTAGCCAGGCTGCGCCGGGTAGCGGCGGGAATCCCAGAGCGGCTCCGAGTAGCCCCTTGGCCGCCGGGGACGAGGAGAAGGCTCCCGCGGAACCGACGTATCAAATGTCGGACGCCGGCGGACACGCGAGCGAG GAGAATGAGGTACTAAGAGCTGTGGATCACAGGTCCCAGCATGAGGAAAATGAGCAAAGAGCATCAACCCAGAGGGAGAAATCACTACAGCAGAAgaatgaagatgaaaataaagtAGCAGATAAACCTGCCTGGGAAGCAGAAAAGACCTCTGAACCTAGAAACGAG ATACATCGAAATGGAACAGAcacatttttctctctggaagacTTATTTCAGTTGCTTTCATCACAGCCTGAAAATCCACTGGAG gGCATCTCACTGGGAGACAGTGCTCTCCCAGGAAGTATCAATGATGGCATGAATTCTCCTACACATGCAAATTATAACCAGGCTGTAAGTCACGATGTAAATCTCCATGAGGCCATGTTGTTGTGTCCTGACAATACATTTAGAAGGGATCCAGTAGCAAGGACTTCACAGCCACAAGAACTATTTCTGCAGTTAAATTCTCCTCTTACCAATCCTGAACAGACCCTTGCTGGAACTAATTTGCCAGGATTTCTTCCATTTGACAATCAGATGAGGGACCTAACAAACCAAGACCTTCTGTATGACCTTGATGTAAACATATTTGATGAGATAAATTTAATGTCTTTGGCCACAGAAGAAGGTTTTGATCCAATGGAAGTTTCTCAGCTTTTTGAAGAACCAGATTCTGATTCTGGGCTTTCCTTAAACTCAAGCCACAATAGCACCTCTGTCACCAAGTCTAACTCCTCACGCTCTGTATGTGAAGGTGCTTCACGTTCTAGTAGTGAATCTCTTTCCCACCGTGACTTAGAAGGGGCTGTAGGAGGCTACTACCCAGAGCCCACTAAACTTTGTCACATGGATCACAGAAGTGATTCTCATTTTCATGGGGACTTTGCATTTCAACCCGTATTACATAACCACACTTACCACTTACAGCCAAGTGCACTAGAATCCACTTATGAATCTTTTTCGTGGCCTGGGAAGTCACAGAAAATAAGGCGTGGGTACCTCAATGACACAGACAGAAACTTAAGCCGTGATGAACGGCGTGCTAAAGCTCTGCACATCCCTTTTTCTGTGGATGAAATTGTCCAGATGCCTGTAGATTCTTTCAACAGCATGCTAAGCAGGTACTACCTGACAGATTTTCAAGTGTCGCTCATCCGTGATATTAGACGAAGAGGGAAGAATAAAGTTGCTGCTCAGAACTGCCGTAGGCGCAAACTGGATGTAATTTTGAATCTGGAAGATGACATATGTAACTTGCAAGCAAAGAAGGAAACCCTTAAGAGAGAGCGATCCCAGTGTCACAAAGCTATAAATGTAATGAAACAGAAACTGCACGATCTCTATCACGATGTTTTTAGTAGGTTAAGAGATGATGAAGGTAGGCCAGTCAATCCAAACCAGTATGCTCTTCAGTGCAGCCGTGATGGAAGTGTTTTGATTGTACCCAAGGAATTGGTGACCCCaggccaaaaaaaggaaaaccaaaaaggaaaacgAAAAAGTGAGAGAAGAAATTGA